From Camelina sativa cultivar DH55 chromosome 20, Cs, whole genome shotgun sequence, the proteins below share one genomic window:
- the LOC104769062 gene encoding VQ motif-containing protein 31 isoform X2 — protein MVALSQVRGQNRWNSYSKPVLLEKNLHMNNKGSQNVATCKPVTTFVQTDTNTFREIVQRLTGPSENNSAVAPPEATVIKTVIQKKPTSKLHERRQCMRPKLEIVKPPLSFKPTEGEKAEPDSCTTNIEEEEKAIKERRFYLHPSPRSKPGYTEPELLPLFPLTSPNSSGKP, from the exons ATGGTCGCATTGTCACAGGTCAGAGGCCAAAATAGGTGGAATTCATATTCAAAGCCTGTTTTGTTAGAGAAAAACTTACATATGAATAACAAAGGGAGTCAGAACGTTGCTACCTGCAAGCCTGTCACTACATTTGTCCAAACCGACACCAACACTTTCAGAGAAATTGTGCAGCGATTGACAGGTCCATCAGAGAACAACTCTGCAGTCGCGCCACCAGAAGCAACCGTGATAAAAACCGTCATACAAAAGAAGCCAACTTCAAAGCTCCATGAGAGAAGGCAATGCATGAGGCCAAAGCTTGAAATTGTCAAACCTCCTCTAAGCTTTAAGCCCACTG AAGGGGAGAAAGCCGAACCAGATAGTTGTACAACAaacattgaagaagaggagaaagccATTAAAGAAAGACGCTTTTACTTGCATCCATCGCCAAGGTCTAAACCAGGGTATACAGAACCAGAACTGCTTCCTTTGTTTCCTTTAACTTCTCCCAATTCAAGTGGCAAACCATAA
- the LOC104769062 gene encoding VQ motif-containing protein 31 isoform X1: MNNKGSQNVATCKPVTTFVQTDTNTFREIVQRLTGPSENNSAVAPPEATVIKTVIQKKPTSKLHERRQCMRPKLEIVKPPLSFKPTGTTPSSKSGNTNLLTSPVGTPSSLFSNLSLVEGEKAEPDSCTTNIEEEEKAIKERRFYLHPSPRSKPGYTEPELLPLFPLTSPNSSGKP, encoded by the coding sequence ATGAATAACAAAGGGAGTCAGAACGTTGCTACCTGCAAGCCTGTCACTACATTTGTCCAAACCGACACCAACACTTTCAGAGAAATTGTGCAGCGATTGACAGGTCCATCAGAGAACAACTCTGCAGTCGCGCCACCAGAAGCAACCGTGATAAAAACCGTCATACAAAAGAAGCCAACTTCAAAGCTCCATGAGAGAAGGCAATGCATGAGGCCAAAGCTTGAAATTGTCAAACCTCCTCTAAGCTTTAAGCCCACTGGTACGACACCATCATCTAAATCTGGTAATACCAACCTTTTAACAAGTCCAGTGGGCACCCCTTCTTCATTGTTCTCTAACTTGTCCTTGGTAGAAGGGGAGAAAGCCGAACCAGATAGTTGTACAACAaacattgaagaagaggagaaagccATTAAAGAAAGACGCTTTTACTTGCATCCATCGCCAAGGTCTAAACCAGGGTATACAGAACCAGAACTGCTTCCTTTGTTTCCTTTAACTTCTCCCAATTCAAGTGGCAAACCATAA
- the LOC104769065 gene encoding cleft lip and palate transmembrane protein 1 homolog isoform X1, whose translation MASPAGETAAVVDGEPQQQPQPQQQQQRQAGGFGQTIAGIIRIAMFCYFASKFFSPKQKPADPSKPSHLMSNLFHRGEPMDMWFYLSEHEKFNDFGDEGALICHETNIPYAVWKPESTRTLLTTYYPSEALKNNGSLYAHVFFARSGYPVDPNDPEYQPLNCFGRTHPVATYLPKRKADKKKSLLGNPKDSDESNTEVETSQEVDGKDSDLKDEGPVECVSHWKPNVTINLVDDFTRYPEHGVPPNIAPYLMVEPSTVNYYPTVVFNEFWLLRDKLIIINETVSELPLNLEVSPISMTKWQLFEQIDQSFQIHRSYGSMLDGESDELKRVFLEGNPYLLGVTMFVSMLHSVFDFLAFKNDIQFWNKNKSMEGLSAKSVVLNFICQFIIFLYLLDNDTSWMILASSGVGVCIEFWKIGKAMRIEVDRSGMIPRLRFHDRESYASNKTKEYDDIAIKFLSYVLLLLVAGFSVYSLAYERHKSWYSWILSSLTSCVYMFGFIMMCPQLFINYKLKSVAHLPWRQMTYKFLNTIIDDLFAFVIKMPMLHRLSVFRDDVIFLVYLYQRWVYPVDKTRVNEFGFGGEEESVDTKNITDQEDDKKTN comes from the exons ATGGCGTCACCGGCAGGTGAAACGGCGGCGGTGGTTGATGGAGAGCCGCAGCAGCAGCCGCAGccgcagcagcaacagcaacgACAAGCTGGTGGGTTTGGGCAGACTATAGCAGGAATCATTAGAATCGCCATGTTCTGCTACTTTGCTTCAAAGTTCTTTTCTCCGAAACAAAAACCTGCGGATCCTTCTAAGCCTTCTCACCTTATGTCCAATCTCTTTCATAGGGGAGAGCCCatg GATATGTGGTTTTATCTTTCGGAgcatgagaaattcaatgacttTGGGGATGAAGGTGCTCTTATTTGTCACGAGACAAACATACCTTATGCTGTGTGGAAGCCAGAGAGCACTAGGACCTTGTTAACGACATATTATCCATCCGAG GCACTGAAGAATAATGGAAGTCTTTATGCTCATGTCTTCTTTGCTCGATCTGGCTATCCTGTAGATCCCAACGATCCAGAATACCAACCTCTTAACTGTTTTGGCAGGACACACC CTGTTGCGACTTACTTGCCAAAGCGTAAAGCggataagaagaagagtctGCTGGGAAATCCCAAAGACTCTGATGAATCTAATACAGAAGTTGAG ACATCGCAGGAGGTTGATGGTAAGGACTCGGATCTCAAGGATGAGGGTCCTGTGGAATGTGTATCCCACTGGAAACCAAATGTCACAATTAACCTAGTCGATGATTTTACTCG CTATCCAGAGCATGGTGTACCACCAAACATTGCTCCTT ACTTAATGGTGGAACCTAGTACTGTAAACTACTACCCTACAGTTGTCTTCAATGAATTTTGGCTGCTAAGGGATAAGTTGATTATCATCAATGAGACAGTCTCAGAGCTACCACTTAATCTGGAAGTAAGCCCCATAAGCATGACAAAGTGGCAGCTGTTTGAGCAGATTGATCAGTCTTTCCAGATTCACCGTAGCTATGGAAGCATGCTTGATGGTGAATCTGACGAACTAAAG AGGGTGTTTTTGGAAGGCAATCCCTATCTGTTGGGCGTCACTATGTTCGTGTCGATGCTTCATTCTGTTTTTGACTTCCTCGCATTCAAAAATG ATATCCAGTTTTGGAACAAGAACAAATCTATGGAAGGACTGTCTGCGAAGTCTGTTGTGCTGAACTTCATCTGTCagttcatcatcttcctctacCTGCTTGACAACGACACTTCATGGATGATATTGGCTAGTTCTGGAGTTGGTGTCTGCATCGAGTTCTGGAAAATAGGGAAAGCCATGCGCATCGAG GTTGATCGAAGTGGAATGATTCCAAGATTGAGGTTCCACGACCGTGAATCCTATGCAAGCAACAAAACCAAGGAGTATGACGATATAGCCATTAAATTCTTATCCTATGTGCTCCTCCTTCTTGTCGCGGGTTTCTCCGTATATTCACTCGCCTATGAGCGCCACAAGAGTTGGTACTCATGGATCCTATCTTCACTAACGAGCTGCGTCTACATGTTTG GTTTTATTATGATGTGTCCTCAATTGTTCATCAACTATAAGCTGAAGTCAGTAGCACATTTACCATGGAGGCAAATGACATACAAGTTCCTCAACACAATCATCGACGATCTCTTTGCTTTTGTCATCAAAATGCCAATGCTGCATCGCCTTTCTGTCTTCCGAGATG atgTGATATTCTTGGTATACTTGTACCAGAGGTGGGTTTACCCTGTGGACAAA
- the LOC104769065 gene encoding cleft lip and palate transmembrane protein 1 homolog isoform X2, producing MASPAGETAAVVDGEPQQQPQPQQQQQRQAGGFGQTIAGIIRIAMFCYFASKFFSPKQKPADPSKPSHLMSNLFHRGEPMDMWFYLSEHEKFNDFGDEGALICHETNIPYAVWKPESTRTLLTTYYPSEALKNNGSLYAHVFFARSGYPVDPNDPEYQPLNCFGRTHPVATYLPKRKADKKKSLLGNPKDSDESNTEVEEVDGKDSDLKDEGPVECVSHWKPNVTINLVDDFTRYPEHGVPPNIAPYLMVEPSTVNYYPTVVFNEFWLLRDKLIIINETVSELPLNLEVSPISMTKWQLFEQIDQSFQIHRSYGSMLDGESDELKRVFLEGNPYLLGVTMFVSMLHSVFDFLAFKNDIQFWNKNKSMEGLSAKSVVLNFICQFIIFLYLLDNDTSWMILASSGVGVCIEFWKIGKAMRIEVDRSGMIPRLRFHDRESYASNKTKEYDDIAIKFLSYVLLLLVAGFSVYSLAYERHKSWYSWILSSLTSCVYMFGFIMMCPQLFINYKLKSVAHLPWRQMTYKFLNTIIDDLFAFVIKMPMLHRLSVFRDDVIFLVYLYQRWVYPVDKTRVNEFGFGGEEESVDTKNITDQEDDKKTN from the exons ATGGCGTCACCGGCAGGTGAAACGGCGGCGGTGGTTGATGGAGAGCCGCAGCAGCAGCCGCAGccgcagcagcaacagcaacgACAAGCTGGTGGGTTTGGGCAGACTATAGCAGGAATCATTAGAATCGCCATGTTCTGCTACTTTGCTTCAAAGTTCTTTTCTCCGAAACAAAAACCTGCGGATCCTTCTAAGCCTTCTCACCTTATGTCCAATCTCTTTCATAGGGGAGAGCCCatg GATATGTGGTTTTATCTTTCGGAgcatgagaaattcaatgacttTGGGGATGAAGGTGCTCTTATTTGTCACGAGACAAACATACCTTATGCTGTGTGGAAGCCAGAGAGCACTAGGACCTTGTTAACGACATATTATCCATCCGAG GCACTGAAGAATAATGGAAGTCTTTATGCTCATGTCTTCTTTGCTCGATCTGGCTATCCTGTAGATCCCAACGATCCAGAATACCAACCTCTTAACTGTTTTGGCAGGACACACC CTGTTGCGACTTACTTGCCAAAGCGTAAAGCggataagaagaagagtctGCTGGGAAATCCCAAAGACTCTGATGAATCTAATACAGAAGTTGAG GAGGTTGATGGTAAGGACTCGGATCTCAAGGATGAGGGTCCTGTGGAATGTGTATCCCACTGGAAACCAAATGTCACAATTAACCTAGTCGATGATTTTACTCG CTATCCAGAGCATGGTGTACCACCAAACATTGCTCCTT ACTTAATGGTGGAACCTAGTACTGTAAACTACTACCCTACAGTTGTCTTCAATGAATTTTGGCTGCTAAGGGATAAGTTGATTATCATCAATGAGACAGTCTCAGAGCTACCACTTAATCTGGAAGTAAGCCCCATAAGCATGACAAAGTGGCAGCTGTTTGAGCAGATTGATCAGTCTTTCCAGATTCACCGTAGCTATGGAAGCATGCTTGATGGTGAATCTGACGAACTAAAG AGGGTGTTTTTGGAAGGCAATCCCTATCTGTTGGGCGTCACTATGTTCGTGTCGATGCTTCATTCTGTTTTTGACTTCCTCGCATTCAAAAATG ATATCCAGTTTTGGAACAAGAACAAATCTATGGAAGGACTGTCTGCGAAGTCTGTTGTGCTGAACTTCATCTGTCagttcatcatcttcctctacCTGCTTGACAACGACACTTCATGGATGATATTGGCTAGTTCTGGAGTTGGTGTCTGCATCGAGTTCTGGAAAATAGGGAAAGCCATGCGCATCGAG GTTGATCGAAGTGGAATGATTCCAAGATTGAGGTTCCACGACCGTGAATCCTATGCAAGCAACAAAACCAAGGAGTATGACGATATAGCCATTAAATTCTTATCCTATGTGCTCCTCCTTCTTGTCGCGGGTTTCTCCGTATATTCACTCGCCTATGAGCGCCACAAGAGTTGGTACTCATGGATCCTATCTTCACTAACGAGCTGCGTCTACATGTTTG GTTTTATTATGATGTGTCCTCAATTGTTCATCAACTATAAGCTGAAGTCAGTAGCACATTTACCATGGAGGCAAATGACATACAAGTTCCTCAACACAATCATCGACGATCTCTTTGCTTTTGTCATCAAAATGCCAATGCTGCATCGCCTTTCTGTCTTCCGAGATG atgTGATATTCTTGGTATACTTGTACCAGAGGTGGGTTTACCCTGTGGACAAA
- the LOC104769061 gene encoding putative pentatricopeptide repeat-containing protein At5g08490 produces METLRQFVQKFRLMSGFGTDHRVFSDVIKSCASVSEVISGRALHGCVTKLGHMDCTVVSKSVLNMYAKCKRMDDCQKMFRQMNSVDPVVWNIVLTGLSDSCAHETLRFFKAMHFADEPKPSSVTFAIVLPVCVRLGDSYNGKSMHSYVIKTGFEKDTLVGNALVSMYAKCGLVFPDAYTAFDGISDKDVVSWNAIIAGFSENKMMAHAFRSFCLMLKEPAEPNYATIANILPVCASMDKDIAYQSGRQIHSYVVHRSWLQTHVFVCNSLVSFYLRVGRMEEAASLFTRMGSKDLVSWNVVIAGYASNCEWFKALRLFQKLVHKGDVSPDSVTIVSILPVCAQLSDLTFGKEIHNYILRHSYLLEDTSVGNALISFYARFGDTSAAYGAFSLISTKDIISWNTIVDAFADSPRHFRFLNLLHHLFNEAITLDSITVLSLVKFCTNVQGVGKVKEVHGYSLKAGLLHDEEEPKLGNALLDAYAKCGNVEYAHKIFQGLSERRTLVTYNSMLSGYVNSGSHDDAHMLFSEMSTTDLTTWSLMIRIYAESCCPNEAIGVFREIQVRGMRPNTVTIMNLLPVCAQVASLHLVRQCHGYIIRGGLGDIRLKGTLLDVYAKCGSLKHAYSVFQSDAHRDLVMFTAMVAGYAVHGRGKEALMIYSHMIDSNIKPDHVFITTLLTACCHAGLIQDGLQIYDSIRTVHGMIPTMEQYACAVDLLARGGQLDDAYSFVTQMPVEPNANIWGTLLRACTTYNRMDLGHSVANHLLQAESDDTGNHVLISNMFATDAKWEGVMELRNLMKKKEMKKPAGCSWLEEDGQRNVFVSGDCSHPHRDSIFDLVNALYLQMKEPVVF; encoded by the coding sequence ATGGAGACTTTGCGGCAATTTGTTCAAAAATTCAGACTTATGTCTGGTTTTGGAACTGATCATAGGGTTTTTTCGGATGTTATCAAATCTTGTGCTTCAGTGTCTGAGGTCATATCAGGGAGAGCTCTGCACGGTTGCGTGACCAAGCTTGGTCATATGGACTGCACTGTGGTTTCGAAGTCAGTTCTCAACATGTATGCGAAATGCAAGAGGATGGATGATTGCCAGAAGATGTTTAGGCAAATGAACAGTGTTGATCCTGTTGTTTGGAACATTGTTCTGACTGGACTTTCGGATTCTTGTGCTCATGAGACGTTGAGGTTTTTCAAAGCCATGCACTTTGCTGACGAACCTAAGCCCAGCTCTGTTACATTTGCGATAGTTCTTCCTGTGTGTGTTCGTCTTGGGGATTCATACAATGGGAAGAGTATGCATTCTTATGTTATCAAAACCGGTTTTGAAAAAGATACACTTGTGGGGAATGCTCTGGTTTCCATGTATGCCAAATGTGGGCTTGTTTTCCCTGATGCTTATACTGCGTTTGATGGTATATCTGACAAAGATGTTGTCTCTTGGAATGCGATTATTGCTGGGTTTTCTGAGAACAAGATGATGGCCCATGCATTTAGATCGTTTTGTCTTATGCTGAAGGAACCTGCAGAGCCTAACTATGCAACTATTGCAAATATTTTGCCAGTTTGCGCTTCTATGGACAAGGACATTGCCTATCAAAGTGGAAGGCAGATTCACAGTTATGTTGTGCACAGGTCTTGGTTGCAAACCCATGTTTTTGTATGCAATTCTCTTGTGAGTTTCTATTTGAGAGTTGGAAGAATGGAAGAAGCAGCCTCATTGTTTACAAGGATGGGTTCCAAAGATCTTGTTTCATGGAACGTTGTCATAGCCGGTTATGCATCAAATTGTGAGTGGTTTAAAGCCTTGCGGTTATTTCAAAAGTTAGTGCATAAGGGGGATGTTTCTCCTGATTCGGTAACTATTGTAAGCATCCTTCCTGTCTGTGCGCAGTTAAGTGACTTGACCTTTGGCAAAGAgatccataattatattttgcGCCATTCTTACCTTTTGGAGGATACATCAGTTGGCAATGCTCTCATTAGTTTCTATGCAAGATTTGGTGACACGAGTGCAGCATATGGGGCCTTTTCACTGATATCCACGAAGGATATAATATCTTGGAATACTATAGTTGATGCCTTCGCAGACAGTCCTAGGCATTTTCGGTTTTTGAACCTCTTGCACCACTTGTTTAATGAAGCAATAACTTTAGACTCTATCACTGTTTTAAGCCTAGTCAAATTCTGCACAAATGTACAGGGAGTTGGTAAGGTAAAAGAAGTTCATGGGTACTCACTTAAGGCCGGTCTTTTACATGATGAAGAGGAACCCAAGCTTGGCAATGCATTGCTTGATGCATATGCCAAATGTGGTAATGTAGAGTACGCCCATAAGATATTTCAGGGTTTGTCAGAGAGGAGAACTTTGGTTACCTATAACTCGATGTTATCAGGATATGTTAATAGTGGAAGTCATGATGATGCTCATATGCTGTTCAGTGAGATGTCTACAACTGATCTCACCACTTGGAGTTTGATGATTCGTATCTATGCTGAAAGTTGTTGCCCTAATGAAGCCATCGGCGTTTTCCGTGAGATACAAGTTCGAGGGATGAGGCCTAACACTGTGACTATCATGAATCTCCTCCCTGTTTGTGCGCAGGTAGCCTCTCTGCATCTAGTAAGACAATGTCATGGATATATTATTAGAGGCGGACTTGGTGATATCCGCCTGAAGGGGACTCTACTAGATGTATATGCTAAATGTGGCAGCTTGAAGCATGCATATTCTGTTTTCCAATCAGATGCTCATAGAGATCTGGTTATGTTCACTGCTATGGTAGCTGGGTATGCTGTACATGGTAGGGGTAAGGAAGCACTTATGATCTACTCTCATATGATTGACTCGAACATTAAGCCCGATCATGTTTTCATAACAACTCTGTTGACTGCATGCTGTCATGCGGGGTTAATACAGGATGGATTGCAAATATATGACTCAATAAGGACGGTTCACGGTATGATTCCTACAATGGAACAATATGCTTGTGCAGTAGATCTACTTGCTCGAGGGGGTCAACTTGATGATGCATATTCTTTTGTCACACAGATGCCAGTTGAACCTAATGCAAATATATGGGGAACACTGTTAAGGGCATGTACAACCTATAACAGGATGGATCTGGGGCACTCAGTTGCAAATCATCTTTTGCAAGCTGAATCTGACGATACTGGGAACCACGTTCTAATTTCGAACATGTTTGCTACAGATGCTAAATGGGAAGGCGTGATGGAGTTGAGAAACCTaatgaagaaaaaggaaatgaaaaagCCAGCAGGATGTAGCTGGCTAGAAGAGGATGGGCAAAGGAATGTATTTGTGTCTGGAGATTGTTCTCACCCTCATAGAGACAGTATTTTCGACTTAGTGAATGCTTTATATCTTCAGATGAAGGAGCCTGTGGTGTTTTAA
- the LOC104769060 gene encoding peroxisome biogenesis protein 1-like isoform X1, translating into METEAVVRTVAGVDCFVSLPRQILHALQSTSSSPLPPLLPVELRSGDRRWSVAWSGSSSSSSAIEVARVFAESISLPDGTVVQVRVLPNVPKATLVTVEPDTEDDWEVLELNAELAEAAILSQVRILHETMKFPLWLHDRTVIRFSVVSTFPSKGVVQLVPGTEVAVAPKRRDRNLNAKKSPDAVAPEKECNSLKVLLRVQDTDKSTFHKADIKGFELRVALTSIAYIHPDTAKKYSLESLQLISVSPRIPLKGSAKKDEALNMKDSEASKVAENGSPSAKKEPRQAILRLVFSDLAALGHLMMPESLRLYLGAGLHSWVYLRGCNVKVDKEIPAFSLSPCVFKISEKEKVLDRGTNILGNHNSSRKDSHPPSGLSTYMDVVDWSGHDKVVTALSSEGLHDKGNQDNAYQVKNKKGLECLTRLWSLAQLDAITSVTGVDASSLIVGRETFLHFEVRGLESYISRDRQSSVNDRWESGKKDKNAPLEILYVMTVSDESLLGDKFAAYELSLDRSEKRDNVVHIEPVLAKMNLGDPIYLTTSPKETHFNKGVSPDISSLAWMGPIVLDVIKRMTVLLSPAAAMWFSKFRIPSPGHILIYGPPGSGKTILARAAAKYFEEQKDLLAHVILVSCSALALEKVQHIHKVLSGVIAEGLEHAPSVIILDDLDSIISSSSDTEGTQASAAITMLTKFLTDAMDDYGEYRNVSCGIGPLAFVASVQSLEQFPQTLSSSGRFDFHVQLAAPATSERGAILKHEIQKRLLECSEDILLDLAAKCEGYDAYDLEILVDRAVHAAIGRHLPYESNNLSKYSLVKEDFTRAMHEFVPVAMRDITKSASEGGRLGWEDVGGVTDIKNAIKEMIELPSKYPKIFAKSPLRLRSNVLLYGPPGCGKTHIVAAAAAACSLRFISVKGPELLNKYIGASEQAVRDIFSKAAAAAPCILFFDEFDSIAPKRGHDNTGVTDRVVNQFLTELDGVEVLTGVFVFAATSRPDLLDPALLRPGRLDRLLMCDFPSPPERLEILTVLSRKLPMADDIDLEPIALMTEGFSGADLQALLSDAQLAAVHDFLNREDKPETGTTPIITDPLLKSIASKTKPSVSETEKQKLYDIYSQFLDSRKSSRESKGKRATLA; encoded by the exons CTTCCTAATGTGCCCAAGGCTACTTTAGTTACAGTCGAACCAGATACTGAAGATGACTGGGAAGTTCTTGAGCTCAATGCTGAACTTGCCGAGGCTGCTATACTTAGTCAG GTGAGGATACTACATGAGACCATGAAATTCCCTTTGTGGTTGCATGACCGAACTGTGATAAGATTTTCCGTGGTTTCAACATTTCCATCAAAAGGGGTGG TACAACTTGTGCCAGGAACTGAAGTGGCTGTGGCTCCAAAGAGACGTGACAGAAACCTCAATGCAAAAAAGAGTCCTGATGCTGTTGCTCCAGAAAAAGAGTGTAACAGTCTGAAGGTTCTATTACGTGTACAAGATACTGATAAATCAACCTTTCATAAAGCTGATATCAAAGGATTTGAGCTAAGGGTAGCTCTCACTTCCATTGCCTATATTCATCCAGATACTGCCAAGAAATACTCTCTAGAATCTCTTCAGTTGATTTCTGTATCCCCTAGAATACCTTTGAAAGGTAGTGCAAAAAAGGATGAAGCCTTAAATATGAAAGACAGTGAAGCTTCAAAGGTGGCCGAAAATGGCAGTCCAAGCGCAAAGAAAGAGCCCCGTCAAGCGATTCTTCGTCTTGTTTTTTCAGATTTAGCTGCTCTAGGACATCTAATGATGCCCGAGTCTCTTCGTCTCTATCTAGGAGCAGGCCTACACTCAT GGGTTTACTTAAGGGGATGCAATGTAAAAGTAGACAAAGAAATTCCTGCTTTTTCACTTTCTCCTTGCGTCTTCAAGATTTCTGAAAAGGAAAAGGTGCTGGATAGAGGTACAAATATTCTTGGTAATCATAATTCTAGTAGAAAAGACAGTCATCCACCTTCTGGCTTGAGCACCTATATGGATGTTGTTGACTGGTCTGGGCACGATAAGGTTGTTACAGCTCTTTCATCTGAGGGTTTGCATGACAAAGGAAATCAAGATAATGCCTATCAAGTTAAGAATAAAAAAGGATTGGAATGCCTTACTCGCCTGTGGTCATTGGCACAGCTTGATGCTATTACGTCAGTCACTGGAGTTGATGCTAGTTCGTTAATTGTAGGAAGAGAAACGTTTCTCCATTTCGAAGTTAGAGGGCTCGAATCTTATATATCAAGAGATAGGCAGTCCTCTGTTAATGATCGCTGGGAAAGTGGGAAGAAGGATAAAAATGCTCCTTTAGAAATTTTGTACGTCATGACGGTCTCTGACGAGTCTTTACTTGGTGATAAATTCGCTGCGTATGAGCTTAGCCTGGATAGAAGTGAGAAGAGGGACAACGTGGTGCATATTGAGCCAGTCCTTGCGAAGATGAATCTTGGTGACCCGATATATTTGACGACGTCTCCTAAAGAAACACACTTTAATAAAGGTGTTTCCCCGGATATATCTTCCTTGGCGTGGATGGGCCCAATTGTGTTGGATGTTATCAAGC GGATGACCGTGTTGTTGTCTCCAGCAGCTGCAATGTGGTTTAGCAAGTTCAGAATTCCATCACCTGGACATATTCTCATATATGGGCCTCCT GGTTCAGGAAAAACAATATTGGCAAGAGCTGCTGCAAAGTACTTCGAAGAACAGAAAGACTTGTTGGCACATGT GATTCTAGTATCTTGTTCTGCACTTGCCTTGGAGAAGGTTCAACACATTCATAAAGTCCTTTCTGGTGTAATAGCTGAGGGCTTGGAACATGCACCATCTGTCATCATTTTGGATGATCTTGATAGCATTATCTCATCGTCTTCAGATACCGAAGGAACACAAGCTTCGGCTGCAATTACAATGCTTACAAAATTCCTAACAGATGCTATGGATGATTATGGG GAATACAGGAATGTTTCTTGTGGAATTGGTCCACTTGCATTTGTTGCTTCTGTCCAGTCTCTGGAACAATTTCCACAGACATTAAGCTCATCAG GAAGGTTTGACTTCCATGTGCAACTGGCTGCTCCTGCTACCTCAGAACGTGGGGCCATACTGAAGCACGAGATACAGAAACGCCTTTTAGAATGTTCAGAAGACATATTGCTTGACTTAGCTGCTAAATGTGAAGGATATGATGCGTATGACTTG GAAATATTGGTTGATAGAGCTGTTCATGCTGCCATTGGCCGGCATCTACCTTATGAATCAAATAATCTATCCAAATATTCTTTGGTCAAAGAAGACTTTACTCGAGCTATGCATGAATTTGTGCCTGTTGCCATGCGTGACATCACAAAATCTGCCTCTGAGggtggtcgcttggggtgggaAGATGTGGGAGGTGTGACTGATATTAAAAATGCTATCAAAGAG ATGATTGAGTTACcatcaaaatatccaaaaatcttTGCAAAATCTCCTTTGCGTTTGAGATCGAATGTTCTCTTGTATGGCCCACCTGGTTGTGGGAAGACTCACATTGTTGCTGCAGCTGCTGCCGCGTGTTCCCTACGGTTTATATCGGTGAAGGGGCCTGAGCTGTTAAACAAATACATTGGTGCATCTGAACAAGCG GTCCGTGATATATTTTCAAAAGCAGCAGCGGCAGCACCGTGCATACTCTTTTTCGATGAATTTGATTCCATTGCTCCGAAGAGAGGACATGACAACACCGGAGTAACTGATCGAGTTGTTAATCAA TTTCTGACAGAACTGGATGGAGTTGAAGTTCTGACCGGGGTCTTTGTTTTTGCTGCAACGAG TAGACCAGATTTACTTGATCCTGCTCTCCTAAGACCTGGCCGGCTTGATCGTTTGCTTATGTGTGACTTTCCTTCCCCACCAGAGCGATTAGAGATTCTTACAGTTCTTTCGAGAAAG CTTCCGATGGCTGATGATATTGACTTAGAACCTATAGCTTTGATGACTGAAGGCTTCAGTGGAGCTGATCTTCAAGCTCTTCTCTCAGATGCCCAGCTTGCAGCTGTTCACGACTTTCTGAACAGAGAAGATAAACCTGAAACCGGAACTACGCCAATAATAACTGATCCTCTTCTGAAGTCAATCGCTTCGAAAACTAAGCCATCGGTTTCCGAAACCGAGAAGCAAAAGCTCTATGACATATATAGCCAGTTTCTAGATTCAAGAAAATcg TCAAGAGAATCAAAGGGCAAAAGAGCAACCTTAGCATAA